CCACCATCGGGAGGAGCCACGCCCCCACGCCGAGCCCGCTCCCCACGAGCGCCGCCAGTCGACGGCCGCGAGGCACCACCAGGGCCAGTCCGAGCAACGCCGGGAGGAACGAGGGCCGGGCCCCGAGCGCCAGGCCGGTCACCACGCCCGCGAGCACCGCCGCCCGAGGCGAGGAGTCACCCACCAGCACGGCGCAGGCCGCGAGAGCCAGGAGCGCGAGCCCCACCCCATCCGAGCCGGGTGTGGCACCGAAGAGGACCGGGAGGGGAAGCAGCGCCAGCAGGGCCGAGGCCGCCAGCGCCCCGAACACTCCGAGGTACGGCCGCAGGACGAGACCCAGGGCACCGATGGCCACCGCCCCGAGCACGAGGCCGGGCAGGGCCAGCGCCACCACCTCCTGGGCACCCGCGGCAGAGACCAACCGGGCCATGGCCACGTACACGGGGTAACCGGGAAAGTGAGGGGCCTGCGCCGCCAGGTCGAAGCCGTGGAGAGAACGAGCGAAATTCACCGCATCGAGATCCGGCAGGAGCCGGGGCAGCGCGAGCACTCGCGCCACCACTCCAGCGCCTGTCAGCGATGCCAGGGCCACGGCGAAGGCCCGGGGTGTCATGGACCCCTGCCCTCCCACCTCCGGTGCGCCCTTCGCGGAGTGGGTGAAATTGAAACTCATTCTCAACAAGCGCACATTTGCATACTATGCCCTGGGACAGGCGGTCAACGAGAGGACCGCTGGCGGCAGTAGGCGCTCTCATGGGACAGAGGGTGGCCATGATGCTGAGTGCCCTGCTGGTGGTTCTGGCCGCTGCCCCCGCTCCGAGGGTCCGCACCGAGACGCGCCCGATGATGGGGACGACGGTGACGGTGACGCTGGTGGGAGGCACGGCGGAGAAGGCGCGCGAGGGTTTCGACGCGGCGTTCTCGGCCTTCGAGCGCGTCAACCAGGTGATGAACGAGTGGCGCCCGGACAGCGAGCTGTCGGCGGTGAACCGCAAGGCGGGAGACGGGGAGTTCGTGGCGATTCCCGAGGACCTGTGCGCGGCGCTGCGGCGAGGGGTGCAGGGGGCGGAACAGACGGGAGGGCTGTTCGACCCGACCTGGGCAGCACTGCGAGGGATGTGGCGCTTCGGGACAGACTTGACCCCTGCCCTGCCGGACCCGGCCGAGCTGAAGAAGCGGTGCGAGCTCATCTCGTACAAGGACCTGGAGTTCGCGCTGGTGGGGGACGGAGGGGAGGCAGGGTGCGCGGTGCGGCTGAAGCGCGCGGGGATGCAGCTCGGGTTGGGCGGGCTGGCGAAGGGCTGGGGCGTGGACCAGGCGGTGAAGAAGCTGAGAGGGCTCGGGTTCAAGGACTTCTTCGTGCAGGCCGGGGGTGACTTCTACGCGGCGGGGAAGAAGGCGGACCGGCCGTGGAAGGTGGGCATCCGGGATCCGCGTGGAGAGCGGGACAGCGTCTTCGCGGTGCTCGAGGTCTCCGACGCGGCGTTCTCGACGAGCGGCGACTACGAGAACTTCTTTGTCCTGGAGGGGAAGCGCTACCACCACATCATCGATCCGCGGACGTGCTACCCGGCAACGGCCTCACGTTCAGCGACGCTCCTCGCGCCGAGCGCGGTGGACGCGGAGGTGCTGACGAAATCCGTGTTCATCCTCGGAGGCCAGGAGGGGCTGGCGCTCGCGGAAAAGTACGGCGCCTCCGCAGTGGTGGTGACGGCGGACAATCAAGTGCTGGTGTCACCCGGGCTGGAGAAGAAGCTGAAGCGCCCAAGCCGCTGAGTGTCCGCCTCATTATCCTTGATTAGAATCAACCTCTACGAGCTTGACGATGAGAATCTCTGCGAAGAAAGTCTACGAAGTGCTCAAAAGAGAAGGGG
This is a stretch of genomic DNA from Archangium violaceum. It encodes these proteins:
- a CDS encoding FAD:protein FMN transferase encodes the protein MMLSALLVVLAAAPAPRVRTETRPMMGTTVTVTLVGGTAEKAREGFDAAFSAFERVNQVMNEWRPDSELSAVNRKAGDGEFVAIPEDLCAALRRGVQGAEQTGGLFDPTWAALRGMWRFGTDLTPALPDPAELKKRCELISYKDLEFALVGDGGEAGCAVRLKRAGMQLGLGGLAKGWGVDQAVKKLRGLGFKDFFVQAGGDFYAAGKKADRPWKVGIRDPRGERDSVFAVLEVSDAAFSTSGDYENFFVLEGKRYHHIIDPRTCYPATASRSATLLAPSAVDAEVLTKSVFILGGQEGLALAEKYGASAVVVTADNQVLVSPGLEKKLKRPSR